Proteins encoded in a region of the Takifugu flavidus isolate HTHZ2018 chromosome 8, ASM371156v2, whole genome shotgun sequence genome:
- the magi3a gene encoding membrane-associated guanylate kinase, WW and PDZ domain-containing protein 3a isoform X1, with product MSKTLKKKKHWSAKIQECTVSWGGSGELIAVLEVRGGAEHGEFPHVGHVVSEALVSHAGRFPGSGDVLLEVNGTPVSGLTNRDTLAVIRHFREPVRMKTVKPGKVLNTDLRHYLSLQFQKGSLDHKLQQVIRDNLYLRTIPCTTRQPREGEVPGVDYNFISVAEFRDLDESGLLLESGTYDGNYYGTPKPPAEPSPVQPDLVDQVLFDEEFDTEVQRKRTTSVSKMDRKDSAAPDEEEEEEKPPMVNGLAEHKDKAEWRKKVPSYNQSAGAMDLHAWTPQDESQEPLPKNWEMAYTETGMVYFIDHNSKTTTWLDPRLAKKAKPPEKCQEGELPYGWEKIVDPQFGTYYVDHINQKTQFENPVMEAKKKLSAEAPSAAPPPAATSPAEEPGGAGRGFTRDPSQLQGTMLQTALRKSPQGFGFTIIGGDRPDEFLQVKNVLLDGPAAHDKKIASGDVIVDINGTCVLGKTHADVVQMFQSIPINQYVDMVLCRGYPLPEDSASSEEVSGGLCTSKETSPSPSTSTPQDQHYTIPDGGTLSRQTAPVPPMTNGGRHQHHPHQHHHHLPHMSNQEGPDPTLLQPELVSVALVKGPGGFGFAIADCPLGQKVKMILDAQWCRGLLKGDVIKEINRQNVQTLSHSQVVDILKDLPVGSEVNVLVLRGGHTSPVKSLKPCTAPMSQPTPQQMPNLTPQQLPHPGPQPVTQPHRQEVTGSTETLGQPSEAAPAAFPYAVNTLRSSSPKPDASELYLKSKALLDSKPPNTKDLDVYIKRNQESGFGFRVLGGEGPDQPVYIGAIVPLGAAEKDGRLRAGDELICIDGVPVKGKSHKQVLELMTNAARNGQVMLTVRRKLLASDGDVQEESGQQPQHVASALINTSPKVPRVELPNTVPPAQPSRPERFDVTLQRKDNEGFGFVILTSKTKPPPGVIPHKIGRIIEGSPTDRLGQLKVGDRISAVNGQSIMELSHNDIVQLIKDAGNSVTLTVVPEDDNAPPSGTNSAKQSPLAPHRAMGQQPPSYLDRNGESEMKNAGLQKDLALMTAGSKQGCFAVELERSQRGFGFSLRGGKEYNMGLFILRLAEEGPALKDGRIHVGDQIVEINGEATQGITHTRAIELIQAGGNKVHLLLRPGQGLVPDHSSKDKVTTPTSNLPRVSVSDGQSSPASPSSVYLSTSEMSPSSSKIATANDFLGPGGGTAGQEQVRQPNRARGQQHLHHNHQRTTSPSSHTRKTSKSDSKAASPKKPSEDWSEPSEPSSSPRKTEQGFGGSLEDVNKKAQGQRDHHSSSPRKTSKNAGEPQSPRRPAGQQPSTAHRDGRDRRFKEEDAAYWPERGTAESLDRNTGTAERHKKSKRVDQEGPQPPTHGERAGSDGDGGTLSRKGGKDGKYHGSTEEVSRKDPRSSSSSIQDLSCNGTKKAPITPGPWKVPSSARIQSQWETSHADI from the exons ggaAGGTGTTGAACACGGATCTGCGTCACTACCTCAGCCTGCAGTTCCAGAAGGGCTCCCTCGACCATAAACTCCAGCAGGTGATCAGGGACAACTTGTACCTGCGAACCATTCCCT GCACCACTCGACAGCCCAGAGAGGGGGAGGTTCCTGGAGTGGACTACAACTTCATCAGCGTCGCCGAATTCCGTGACTTGGATGAAAGCGGACTGCTGCTGGAGAGCGGCACCTATGATG GAAATTACTACGGGACCCCCAAGCCCCCCGCAGAGCCCAGTCCGGTCCAGCCAGACCTGGTGGACCAGGTTCTGTTTGACGAGGAATTTGACACCGAGGTCCAGCGAAAACGCACGACCTCCGTCAGTAAGATGGACAGAAAAGACAGCGCAGCaccagatgaagaggaggaagaggagaagcctCCCATGGTCAACGGTCTGGCCG AACACAAGGACAAGGCAGAGTGGAGGAAGAAGGTGCCCAGTTACAACCAGTCAGCGGGGGCTATGGACCTGCATGCATGGACCCCACAGGATGAGAGTCAGGAGCCATTGCCTAAAAACTGGGAAATGGCGTACACAGAGACTGGCATGGTCTATTTCATAGA TCACAACAGTAAGACAACCACTTGGCTGGACCCTCGCCTTGCTAAGAAGGCCAAGCCCCCTGAGAAATGCCAAGAGGGAG AGCTGCCTTATGGCTGGGAGAAGATCGTGGACCCCCAGTTTGGCACATACTATGTAGA CCACATCAATCAGAAGACCCAGTTTGAGAATCCAGTCATGGAAGCGAAGAAAAAACTGAGCGCTGAAGCTCCGAGTGCAGCGCCGCCCCCGGCAGCCACATCCCCAG CAGAGGAGCCTGGCGGGGCCGGGCGGGGTTTTACACGGGATCCGTCTCAGCTGCAGGGAACCATGCTGCAGACGGCACTCAGAAAAAGCCCCCAGGGATTCGGGTTCACAATCATCGGAGGAGATCGACCGGACGAGTTCCTTCAGGTCAAAAATGTGCTTCTGGACGGGCCCGCCGCGCACGATAAGAAGATCGCTTCAG GTGACGTGATCGTGGACATCAACGGCACATGTGTGCTGGGAAAGACACATGCTGACGTGGTCCAGATGTTCCAGTCCATCCCCATCAACCAGTATGTGGACATGGTCTTGTGCCGGGGCTACCCTTTACCTGAGGACTCTGCCAGCAGTGAAGAGGTCTCAGGTGGCCTCTGCACATCCAAAGAGACCTCCCCTTCCCCTTCGACCTCCACACCACAGGATCAACATTACACTATTCCAGATGGGGGGACTCTCTCCAGGCAGACTGCTCCTGTACCGCCCATGACCAATGGGGGGCGCCATCAGCACCATcctcaccagcaccaccaccatttGCCACACATGTCCAACCAGGAGGGTCCGGACCCgactctgctgcagcctgagctggtgaGCGTGGCACTGGTCAAAGGCCCCGGAGGTTTTGGCTTCGCCATTGCGGATTGCCCCTTGGGCCAAAAAGTGAAGATGATCCTCGACGCTCAGTGGTGTCGGGGCTTATTGAAGGGCGACGTTATCAAGGAGATCAACAGACAGAACGTACAGACCTTGAGTCACTCCCAGGTGGTGGACATCCTTAAAGACCTGCCCGTGGGCAGTGAGGTCAACGTTCTGGTGCTCAGAGGAG GTCATACCTCTCCTGTGAAATCATTAAAACCA TGCACTGCTCCCATGTCCCAGCCCACTCCTCAGCAGATGCCCAACCTCACTCCCCAACAGTTGCCCCACCCGGGCCCCCAGCCTGTCACGCAGCCACATCGGCAGGAGGTGACGGGCAGCACGGAGACCCTCGGTCAGCCCAGTGAAGCGGCCCCTGCTGCGTTCCCTTACGCTGTCAACACCCTGCGTTCATCTTCACCAAAGCCAGACGCGTCTGAGCTCTATCTCAAGTCCAAAGCCTTGTTAGACAGCAAGC ctcctAATACCAAGGACCTGGATGTGTATATTAAAAGGAACCAGGAGTCGGGCTTTGGTTTCAGAGTCCTCGGAGGAGAAGGTCCAGATCAGCCG GTGTACATCGGCGCCATCGTGCCGCTCGGCGCAGCTGAGAAAGATGGCCGCCTGCGGGCCGGGGACGAGCTGATCTGTATAGACGGCGTGCCCGTCAAGGGCAAATCTCACAAACAGGTGCTGGAGCTGATGACCAACGCGGCACGCAACGGCCAAGTGATGCTCACAGTGCGCAGGAAACTGCTGGCGTCAG ACGGAGACGTGCAGGAGGAGAGCGGTCAGCAGCCTCAGCATGTAGCATCTGCCCTGATCAACACCTCTCCAAAGGTCCCTCGTGTTGAGCTCCCAAACACAGTCCCGCCTGCTCAGCCATCCCGACCGGAGCGCTTTGACGTCACCCTGCAGCGCAAGGACAACGAAGGATTCGGCTTTGTTATCCTGACATCGAAGACCAAACCTCCCCCCGGAG TTATACCTCACAAGATTGGCCGCATCATTGAGGGCAGCCCCACCGACCGTTTAGGTCAGCTGAAGGTGGGAGACCGTATCTCTGCCGTCAACGGCCAGTCCATCATGGAGCTGTCGCACAACGATATCGTCCAGCTCATTAAAGATGCCGGCAATTCTGTCACCCTCACCGTTGTACCTGAGGACG ACAACGCTCCTCCCTCTGGAACTAACTCGGCTAAGCAGAGCCCCTTAGCACCTCACAGAGCCATGGGACAACAGCCCCCCAGCTATTTAGACAG GAACGGTGAGAGTGAGATGAAGAACGCGGGCCTACAGAAAGACTTGGCACTAATGACCGCAGGCTCTAAGCAG GGATGTTTTGCCGTGGAGCTGGAGCGCAGCCAGCGGGGCTTTGGCTTCAGtctgagaggagggaaagagtaCAACATGGGCCTGTTCATCCTGCGGCTGGCTGAGGAGGGACCGGCTCTGAAAGACGGCAGGATACAC GTGGGGGATCAGATAGTGGAGATCAATGGCGAGGCCACGCAGGGCATCACTCACACAAGGGCGATTGAACTGATCCAAGCAGGAGGGAATAAAGTTCACCTGCTGCTGCGACCGGGCCAAGGTCTGGTGCCCGACCACA GTTCAAAGGACAAAGTAACCACTCCAACCTCAAACCTTCCCAGAGTCTCAGTATCTGACGGGCAGTCATCTCCAGCGTCCCCATCCTCTGTTTACCTCTCTACCTCGGAAATGTCCCCATCTTCGTCCAAAATCGCCACCGCCAATGATTTCCTGGGGCCTGGCGGTGGAACAGCGGGACAGGAGCAAGTCAGGCAGCCCAACAGAGCAAGAGGACAGCAGCACCTTCACCACAACCATCAGCGCACCACCAGCCCCAGCTCCCACACCAGAAAGACAAGCAAGAGTGACTCCAAAGCTGCCAGTCCCAAGAAACCCTCTGAAGACTGGTCTGAGCCGTCAGAGCCGTCGTCCAGCCCCAGAAAAACGGAGCAGGGCTTTGGTGGATCCCTGGAGGACGTGAACAAGAAGGCACAAGGACAGCGAGACCATCACTCCTCCAGCCCCAGGAAGACCTCGAAGAACGCAGGGGAGCCCCAGAGCCCGAGGCGACCAGCGGGTCAGCAGCCAAGCACGGCCCACAGGGACGGGAGGGACAGGAGGTTCAAGGAGGAGGACGCAGCCTACTGGCCTGAGAGAGGCACCGCAGAGAGTTTGGACAGGAACACGGGGACCGCTGAACGACACAAAAAGAGTAAAAGGGTTGATCAGGAGGGGCCACAGCCGCCCACACACGGGGAGAGAGCAGGGTCGGACGGCGACGGCGGCACCCTGAGCCGAAAGGGCGGCAAAGACGGAAAATACCACGGGTCGACCGAGGAAGTGAGCAGAAAGGATCCCagaagttccagcagcagcatccaggaCCTGAGCTGCAATGGAACCAAGAAGGCTCCCATCACTCCCGGCCCATGGAAGGTTCCCAGCTCTGCCAGGATCCAGTCCCAGTGGGAGACTTCACACGCAGATATCTGA
- the magi3a gene encoding membrane-associated guanylate kinase, WW and PDZ domain-containing protein 3a isoform X2 — translation MSKTLKKKKHWSAKIQECTVSWGGSGELIAVLEVRGGAEHGEFPHVGHVVSEALVSHAGRFPGSGDVLLEVNGTPVSGLTNRDTLAVIRHFREPVRMKTVKPGKVLNTDLRHYLSLQFQKGSLDHKLQQVIRDNLYLRTIPCTTRQPREGEVPGVDYNFISVAEFRDLDESGLLLESGTYDGNYYGTPKPPAEPSPVQPDLVDQVLFDEEFDTEVQRKRTTSVSKMDRKDSAAPDEEEEEEKPPMVNGLAEHKDKAEWRKKVPSYNQSAGAMDLHAWTPQDESQEPLPKNWEMAYTETGMVYFIDHNSKTTTWLDPRLAKKAKPPEKCQEGELPYGWEKIVDPQFGTYYVDHINQKTQFENPVMEAKKKLSAEAPSAAPPPAATSPEEPGGAGRGFTRDPSQLQGTMLQTALRKSPQGFGFTIIGGDRPDEFLQVKNVLLDGPAAHDKKIASGDVIVDINGTCVLGKTHADVVQMFQSIPINQYVDMVLCRGYPLPEDSASSEEVSGGLCTSKETSPSPSTSTPQDQHYTIPDGGTLSRQTAPVPPMTNGGRHQHHPHQHHHHLPHMSNQEGPDPTLLQPELVSVALVKGPGGFGFAIADCPLGQKVKMILDAQWCRGLLKGDVIKEINRQNVQTLSHSQVVDILKDLPVGSEVNVLVLRGGHTSPVKSLKPCTAPMSQPTPQQMPNLTPQQLPHPGPQPVTQPHRQEVTGSTETLGQPSEAAPAAFPYAVNTLRSSSPKPDASELYLKSKALLDSKPPNTKDLDVYIKRNQESGFGFRVLGGEGPDQPVYIGAIVPLGAAEKDGRLRAGDELICIDGVPVKGKSHKQVLELMTNAARNGQVMLTVRRKLLASDGDVQEESGQQPQHVASALINTSPKVPRVELPNTVPPAQPSRPERFDVTLQRKDNEGFGFVILTSKTKPPPGVIPHKIGRIIEGSPTDRLGQLKVGDRISAVNGQSIMELSHNDIVQLIKDAGNSVTLTVVPEDDNAPPSGTNSAKQSPLAPHRAMGQQPPSYLDRNGESEMKNAGLQKDLALMTAGSKQGCFAVELERSQRGFGFSLRGGKEYNMGLFILRLAEEGPALKDGRIHVGDQIVEINGEATQGITHTRAIELIQAGGNKVHLLLRPGQGLVPDHSSKDKVTTPTSNLPRVSVSDGQSSPASPSSVYLSTSEMSPSSSKIATANDFLGPGGGTAGQEQVRQPNRARGQQHLHHNHQRTTSPSSHTRKTSKSDSKAASPKKPSEDWSEPSEPSSSPRKTEQGFGGSLEDVNKKAQGQRDHHSSSPRKTSKNAGEPQSPRRPAGQQPSTAHRDGRDRRFKEEDAAYWPERGTAESLDRNTGTAERHKKSKRVDQEGPQPPTHGERAGSDGDGGTLSRKGGKDGKYHGSTEEVSRKDPRSSSSSIQDLSCNGTKKAPITPGPWKVPSSARIQSQWETSHADI, via the exons ggaAGGTGTTGAACACGGATCTGCGTCACTACCTCAGCCTGCAGTTCCAGAAGGGCTCCCTCGACCATAAACTCCAGCAGGTGATCAGGGACAACTTGTACCTGCGAACCATTCCCT GCACCACTCGACAGCCCAGAGAGGGGGAGGTTCCTGGAGTGGACTACAACTTCATCAGCGTCGCCGAATTCCGTGACTTGGATGAAAGCGGACTGCTGCTGGAGAGCGGCACCTATGATG GAAATTACTACGGGACCCCCAAGCCCCCCGCAGAGCCCAGTCCGGTCCAGCCAGACCTGGTGGACCAGGTTCTGTTTGACGAGGAATTTGACACCGAGGTCCAGCGAAAACGCACGACCTCCGTCAGTAAGATGGACAGAAAAGACAGCGCAGCaccagatgaagaggaggaagaggagaagcctCCCATGGTCAACGGTCTGGCCG AACACAAGGACAAGGCAGAGTGGAGGAAGAAGGTGCCCAGTTACAACCAGTCAGCGGGGGCTATGGACCTGCATGCATGGACCCCACAGGATGAGAGTCAGGAGCCATTGCCTAAAAACTGGGAAATGGCGTACACAGAGACTGGCATGGTCTATTTCATAGA TCACAACAGTAAGACAACCACTTGGCTGGACCCTCGCCTTGCTAAGAAGGCCAAGCCCCCTGAGAAATGCCAAGAGGGAG AGCTGCCTTATGGCTGGGAGAAGATCGTGGACCCCCAGTTTGGCACATACTATGTAGA CCACATCAATCAGAAGACCCAGTTTGAGAATCCAGTCATGGAAGCGAAGAAAAAACTGAGCGCTGAAGCTCCGAGTGCAGCGCCGCCCCCGGCAGCCACATCCCCAG AGGAGCCTGGCGGGGCCGGGCGGGGTTTTACACGGGATCCGTCTCAGCTGCAGGGAACCATGCTGCAGACGGCACTCAGAAAAAGCCCCCAGGGATTCGGGTTCACAATCATCGGAGGAGATCGACCGGACGAGTTCCTTCAGGTCAAAAATGTGCTTCTGGACGGGCCCGCCGCGCACGATAAGAAGATCGCTTCAG GTGACGTGATCGTGGACATCAACGGCACATGTGTGCTGGGAAAGACACATGCTGACGTGGTCCAGATGTTCCAGTCCATCCCCATCAACCAGTATGTGGACATGGTCTTGTGCCGGGGCTACCCTTTACCTGAGGACTCTGCCAGCAGTGAAGAGGTCTCAGGTGGCCTCTGCACATCCAAAGAGACCTCCCCTTCCCCTTCGACCTCCACACCACAGGATCAACATTACACTATTCCAGATGGGGGGACTCTCTCCAGGCAGACTGCTCCTGTACCGCCCATGACCAATGGGGGGCGCCATCAGCACCATcctcaccagcaccaccaccatttGCCACACATGTCCAACCAGGAGGGTCCGGACCCgactctgctgcagcctgagctggtgaGCGTGGCACTGGTCAAAGGCCCCGGAGGTTTTGGCTTCGCCATTGCGGATTGCCCCTTGGGCCAAAAAGTGAAGATGATCCTCGACGCTCAGTGGTGTCGGGGCTTATTGAAGGGCGACGTTATCAAGGAGATCAACAGACAGAACGTACAGACCTTGAGTCACTCCCAGGTGGTGGACATCCTTAAAGACCTGCCCGTGGGCAGTGAGGTCAACGTTCTGGTGCTCAGAGGAG GTCATACCTCTCCTGTGAAATCATTAAAACCA TGCACTGCTCCCATGTCCCAGCCCACTCCTCAGCAGATGCCCAACCTCACTCCCCAACAGTTGCCCCACCCGGGCCCCCAGCCTGTCACGCAGCCACATCGGCAGGAGGTGACGGGCAGCACGGAGACCCTCGGTCAGCCCAGTGAAGCGGCCCCTGCTGCGTTCCCTTACGCTGTCAACACCCTGCGTTCATCTTCACCAAAGCCAGACGCGTCTGAGCTCTATCTCAAGTCCAAAGCCTTGTTAGACAGCAAGC ctcctAATACCAAGGACCTGGATGTGTATATTAAAAGGAACCAGGAGTCGGGCTTTGGTTTCAGAGTCCTCGGAGGAGAAGGTCCAGATCAGCCG GTGTACATCGGCGCCATCGTGCCGCTCGGCGCAGCTGAGAAAGATGGCCGCCTGCGGGCCGGGGACGAGCTGATCTGTATAGACGGCGTGCCCGTCAAGGGCAAATCTCACAAACAGGTGCTGGAGCTGATGACCAACGCGGCACGCAACGGCCAAGTGATGCTCACAGTGCGCAGGAAACTGCTGGCGTCAG ACGGAGACGTGCAGGAGGAGAGCGGTCAGCAGCCTCAGCATGTAGCATCTGCCCTGATCAACACCTCTCCAAAGGTCCCTCGTGTTGAGCTCCCAAACACAGTCCCGCCTGCTCAGCCATCCCGACCGGAGCGCTTTGACGTCACCCTGCAGCGCAAGGACAACGAAGGATTCGGCTTTGTTATCCTGACATCGAAGACCAAACCTCCCCCCGGAG TTATACCTCACAAGATTGGCCGCATCATTGAGGGCAGCCCCACCGACCGTTTAGGTCAGCTGAAGGTGGGAGACCGTATCTCTGCCGTCAACGGCCAGTCCATCATGGAGCTGTCGCACAACGATATCGTCCAGCTCATTAAAGATGCCGGCAATTCTGTCACCCTCACCGTTGTACCTGAGGACG ACAACGCTCCTCCCTCTGGAACTAACTCGGCTAAGCAGAGCCCCTTAGCACCTCACAGAGCCATGGGACAACAGCCCCCCAGCTATTTAGACAG GAACGGTGAGAGTGAGATGAAGAACGCGGGCCTACAGAAAGACTTGGCACTAATGACCGCAGGCTCTAAGCAG GGATGTTTTGCCGTGGAGCTGGAGCGCAGCCAGCGGGGCTTTGGCTTCAGtctgagaggagggaaagagtaCAACATGGGCCTGTTCATCCTGCGGCTGGCTGAGGAGGGACCGGCTCTGAAAGACGGCAGGATACAC GTGGGGGATCAGATAGTGGAGATCAATGGCGAGGCCACGCAGGGCATCACTCACACAAGGGCGATTGAACTGATCCAAGCAGGAGGGAATAAAGTTCACCTGCTGCTGCGACCGGGCCAAGGTCTGGTGCCCGACCACA GTTCAAAGGACAAAGTAACCACTCCAACCTCAAACCTTCCCAGAGTCTCAGTATCTGACGGGCAGTCATCTCCAGCGTCCCCATCCTCTGTTTACCTCTCTACCTCGGAAATGTCCCCATCTTCGTCCAAAATCGCCACCGCCAATGATTTCCTGGGGCCTGGCGGTGGAACAGCGGGACAGGAGCAAGTCAGGCAGCCCAACAGAGCAAGAGGACAGCAGCACCTTCACCACAACCATCAGCGCACCACCAGCCCCAGCTCCCACACCAGAAAGACAAGCAAGAGTGACTCCAAAGCTGCCAGTCCCAAGAAACCCTCTGAAGACTGGTCTGAGCCGTCAGAGCCGTCGTCCAGCCCCAGAAAAACGGAGCAGGGCTTTGGTGGATCCCTGGAGGACGTGAACAAGAAGGCACAAGGACAGCGAGACCATCACTCCTCCAGCCCCAGGAAGACCTCGAAGAACGCAGGGGAGCCCCAGAGCCCGAGGCGACCAGCGGGTCAGCAGCCAAGCACGGCCCACAGGGACGGGAGGGACAGGAGGTTCAAGGAGGAGGACGCAGCCTACTGGCCTGAGAGAGGCACCGCAGAGAGTTTGGACAGGAACACGGGGACCGCTGAACGACACAAAAAGAGTAAAAGGGTTGATCAGGAGGGGCCACAGCCGCCCACACACGGGGAGAGAGCAGGGTCGGACGGCGACGGCGGCACCCTGAGCCGAAAGGGCGGCAAAGACGGAAAATACCACGGGTCGACCGAGGAAGTGAGCAGAAAGGATCCCagaagttccagcagcagcatccaggaCCTGAGCTGCAATGGAACCAAGAAGGCTCCCATCACTCCCGGCCCATGGAAGGTTCCCAGCTCTGCCAGGATCCAGTCCCAGTGGGAGACTTCACACGCAGATATCTGA